The Pseudonocardia sp. HH130630-07 DNA window GAGGGCTGGGCGGTCGGCGGGCGGATGCGGTCCATCCTGTCCAACACCATGGTCCTGCGCGACGGCCGGCCGTGGCTCTCGCTGGGGTCGCCGGGCAACGTGCACTGCACCGTGCCGCAGGTGCTCTCGAACATCCTCGACTTCGGGATGGACCCCTACGCGGCGGACGACGCGCCCCGCTGCCTGCCCTACGCCGACGACCACACGATCTCGGCGGAGATGCGGCTCGGCCCGGACGTGTCCGCCGGGCTCGCCCGGCTGGGCGTGCTCACCAACCCGCTGCCCGAGTACGACTACCACATGGGCTCCTACCAGATGGCCTGGCGCGCAACCGACGGCGGCCTGGCCACCTGCACCGGACCGCGCCGGGAGGGCGTCGCCGGCGGCTTCTGACCGATGCCGCGCCGTTGACACCCGGCGGGCGGCGGTGCCACCGTGTTGCATCCAATCTAACTGAATCAGCATCCCAGGAGGCAGCGTGGCCACGGTGGGACGATCCCGGGACGCGACCGCGGCGGCTCCCGGCCGGTTGAAGGCGGGCGCCGTCGGCGTGCCGGGGATGGTGTTCATGGTGGTGGCCGCGGCCGCGCCGCTGACGGCGCTGTCGTCCAACATCTCGCTCGGTCTCGGCATGGGCGTCGGCGCGGCCGCCGTGCTCGTGATGATCGGCACCGGGCTGCTGCTCGCGATCTTCTCCGCGGGGTACCTGGTGCTGGCCCGGTACGTCACGTGTGCCGGCGCCTACCAGGCGTTCGTGGCCTTCGGACTGGGCCGCGGCGCCGGCGGTGCCGTCGCGTTCGTGGCGACGCTGGCCTACACGCTGGCCGCGGGCGGGATGGTGGCCGCGAGCGGGTACTTCACCGGTCTCGCCGTCGCCGCGGTGACCGGGACGGACCTGCCGTGGTGGCTCTACGGCGCCGGGGCGCTGCTGGTCACCGTCGCGCTCGGGATCCGTGGGGTCGAGGTCGCCCAGCGGCTCACCACGGCGGTGTCGCTGCTGCAGTTCGGGATCGTCGTGGTGCTGGCCGTGGCGGTACTGGCCGCGCGCCCGGTGTCGGCGTGGACGGACGAGCGGCTGCTCTCCCCCGCGGCGGCGCTGGGCCCCGGCCTCGCCGTCACCCTGGTGTTCTGCCTGCTCTCCTTCGCCGGGTTCGAGGCCGCGGCCGCCTACGGCGAGGAGACCGACGCCCCGGCCCGCAGCATCACCCTCGCCACCTACGCGGCGCTGGGCCTGCTGCTCGCGGTGTTCGTCCTCGGCACCTGGACGCTCGTCGCCGCGTTCGACGACGTCCGCGCCGTCGCCGCGGCCGATCCCGGCGCCGTGGTGCTGTCCGCGGCCGACCGCTTCCTGGGGCCGTGGTCGGGGCCGCTGCTGGGCGTCCTGGTCGCGATCAGCTTCCTCGCCGCCGCGGTCGCCTTCGCCAACCTCGCGATCCGCTACCTGTTCACCCTCGGCCGGGGCGGCCTGCTGCCGCGGGCGCTGGCACGGACGCACGGGCGCTACCAGACGCCGTACGTCGGGTGCGTGGTCGTCGCGGCGGTGGCGGTCGTCGTGCTCGTACCGTTCGCGCTGACCGGCGCCGATCCGCTCGTCACGCTGTTCCCGGCCGTCTCCGGGATCACCTCGATCTCGCTGGTCGCGATGATGACCGGCTGCTGCGCCAGCGTGGTGACCGCACGGGCCCGGGGAGCGGTCCGGGGATCGGCGTGGTCGACCGTCGTGGCGCCGGTGCTGGCCGGGGCGGGGCTGGTGGCGGTGCTCGTACTGATCGTCGTGAACTACGCCGAGGTGACCGGCAGCACCTCGCCGGTGATCGGTGCGATGCCGCTGGTCGTGCTGGTCGCGGCGGTGACCGGAGCCGCCGCCACCCGGCTCCGGCCCGACGGCGGCCGGGGGCGGGGGTGAACCCGGTGTTCGACGACCGCCCCCGCTCGGGGGTCGTGCGCCCGTTCGATCTGGTCGACCCCGGGTTCGGCGAGCCGGTCGAGCTGCGGGTCCTGCCCGGTACCCGCTCGTTCCTCGACGTGGTGGTGGCCCGGATCCCGGGCTGGCGGCCGCTCACCGTCGACGTGCACGTCCCCGCCGACGGTTCCGGCCCGTTCCCGGTCGTGGTGTACGCGCACGGCGGCGCGTTCATCGCCGGGACGCCGCGGATGGGGCCGTGGGGCCCGCTACCGGGCCGGGGCATCGCCGTCGTCTCGGTGGACTACCGGCTGTGCGGCGAGGCGCGGTACCCGGAGCCGGTCGAGGACGTGCTCACCGCCGTGCGCTGGGTCCGCGCGCACGGCGCCGGGTACGGGCTCGACCCGGCCCGGGTGGCCGGCTGGGGCAGCTCGGCCGGCGCCTTCCTGGTGGGCCGGGCCGCGCTCACCGACGGCGGGCCGATCGGCCATCCGGTTCCGGCGCCGGCCGGTACCGACGCCACACTGGACGCGGTGGTCCTGCACTACCCGCCGGTCGACTTCCTCGCCCTGCTGGGGCACGGACCGGACGACCCGCGGCTCGACCAGTGGTGGACGACGACCTGCGACCTGTTCGGCGTGACCCGCGACGGCGACCTGTCCCCGGTCCGGCACGGGGCGCTGCCCGCCGCCGTCGCGCGTTGCCGCCGGGTGCCCCCGCTGCTCCTGGCCCACGGCACCGCGGACGAGGTGGTGCCGCACGTCCAGAGCGAGCTGCTGCACGACGCGGTCCGCGCCGCAGGCGGGCACAGCGAGCTGCAGCTCGTCGACGGCGCGGGGCACGGCGCGCCGGTCTTCGGCGCGCCGGCCGTGCTCGATCCGGCGGTCCGGTTCCTCCGGCGGCACTGGGGCGACGCCGCGTCCGCCACGGATCGGATGCAGTAGTCTCCGCATTGCACCTGTTGCTCGACCCTGGGGAAGCCGTGGCGTCCGCTCTGCCGCTCGACGACGGTTCCGGGATCTCGCTCAGCGACCGGGTCGCCGAGACGCTGCAGGGCCGGGTCATCTCCGGGGAGATCCCGGTCGGCTCGTGGATCCGGCACGGCGCGGTGGCCGAGGAGTTCGCGATCAGCCGCACCCCGGTGCGCGAGGCCCTGCGGATCCTCGCCGAGCGCGACGTGGTCACGATCGTGCCGAACCGCGGCGCACGGGTGAACGGGCAGTCGCCGAGCGACATCCGCCTGATCGGTGCCGTCCGCTCCGAGCTGGAGGGGCTCGCCGCGCAGTGGGCCGCCGGCCGGATCGACGACCGGCTCTCCACCCGGCTGGAGACGGCGTGGGACCGGTTCCGCGAGATCGCGGACGGGTCCGCGCCCGGCGATCTCGCCCGGGAGTGGGCCGCGGCCAACGAGGAGTTCCACGCGGTGATCCTGGAGGCGGCGGGGAACAAGTACCTCTCGCTGTCGGTCGCCGAGCTGCGGCGGCGGTTGCCGCACAACATCTCCTTCGGTGCCTACGCCGGCAACTCCCGGCTGCTCGCCCGCAACCTCGCCGAGCACGACGACATCTCCCGCGCCGTCCTCGGCGGCGAGGCCGACCGTGCCCGCGAGCTGATGACCGCCCACATCCGGTCCTCGGTCGAGGCCGTCGCCGACTGGCTGGACCGCTCGGGCGGCCCGGGCCGCTGACCGCCGGTCCCGGCCGTCACGCCCCGACCGCCGCCGCGGTCTCGCGGAGCAGGGCGTTGCGCCGGTCGAGCGCCGCCGCGGTCGCCGGGACCATGATGTCGGCGTTGCCCGCGACGCTGCCCTGGGCCCGCCGCACCAGGGGGCGCTGGCGGGCCTCGTAGTCGGCGAACGCCGCCGCGAGGTCACCGGGCGACCGGCGCACCGCGTCGGCGAGGAACTCCGCCCCGGTCATCGCCAGGCTGGTACCCATGCCGGACAGCAGCGCGGCGCAGTGCGCGGCGTCGCCGAGCAGCACCACCCGGCCCCGGTGCCAGGCGGGCATCCGGGTCTGGGCGACCGAGTCGAAGTAGAACCCCGGCGAGTCCGGTGCCCGGAACGCGGCCCGCAGCGCGGGGACCTCCCAGACGTCGTCGGCCGCCAGGACGTCACCGGCGATCCGCCGCTGGGCGTCCGCGTCGCGGTCGTCACCGAGCCGCGGGCTGCGGAACATCAGCATCCCGAGCGGGCCGTCGGCGTCGTCGCGGATCGAGGCCATCCGGCCGGGTGCGTTGAACATGCCGGGGCGCCACGCCCGGCCGGGATCCAGCGAGACCAGCGCGACGTAGAGCCCGAGGTGCCGGACGAACCGCTCCTCCGGGCCGAAGGCCAGCCGCCGCACCGAGGAGTGCAGCCCGTCGGCGCCGACCACGAGGTCGTAGCGGTCGACGCCCTGCGTCGTCGTGACGGTCACCCCGGTGTCGTCCTGGTCCAGGCCGGTCACCTCGGTGCCGAAGCGGAACCGTGCACCGTCCCCGACCGCGGCGCGCAGGGTGTCGGCGAGCCGGTCGCGGGTGATCTCGACGTCGTCCGGGCTCTCGTCACCGAACCAGGCCACCGCGAACCGGGCGCGCACGGCGCCGTCCGGCCCGACGACGTCGTCCGGCACCCGGGGCGGGACCCGTTCGGCCCGGATCCGGTCGAGCACGCCCATCCGCTCCGCCGTGCCCAGCGCCGCACCGCGGACGTCGATCGGCGCACCGCCGCGGCGGATCCGGGGTGCACGCTCGACGACCGTCACGTCGCAGGAGTGCCGGGCGAACCAGTGGGCGGCCGACAACCCGGCCATGGCGGCGCCCGAGACGAGGACCCTCATCCGAGGTCCGGATGGCTGAGCCGGCCGCGGTCGTTCGTCTGCGCCGGGAGCGTCACCGGGCTCAGGGACCGCTCACCGACGAACTCGACGACGTAGTGGGTGACCGCGGCGGGGCCGACGTTGCGGATCCGGTGCGGGCGCATCGGGCCACCGGAGCCGACGGTCTTGAACATGCAGAACCCCGGCTCGGCGACCTGCCGGACGCCCCAGCCCGTGTCGCCCAGCTCCTGGGCCTCGGCCGTGCCCGCGTCCGGCCAGAGGACCAGGTGGTCGTGGTGGTGCTGGTGGAAGTCGAACATCCCCCCGTCCGCCTCCAGCGTCATCGACCAGACCCGGACCCGGTCGTTCTCGAAGATCAGCGTGTCGCCAGGGGTGGCTGGATGCTCGGCCATGACGCTCCCTCGCTCGACTGGGATGCAATGTAGCAAGCGGTGGATGCAAGAAGAAGGCCATGCGCTGCCCGCACCCGGGGAGGTCCGGGACCCTCGCAGGCGGGAACGGGCCGTCGGCACGGCCGGTCGGCGACCACCGCCGGAAACGCACGGTCCGGATCGGAACCCATTCGGGAACCATCCGGAACCCGACGAGGCCCTGCCGTTACGGCACGGTTCCGACGATTCTCCGAGATTCACCCGATGCGGGTTCGCGCAGGTCGGAACGCCCTGGCTACCATGCCCGGCATGGACGAATTCTCGGTCGGCGACACCGTGCGCATCACGGGCCGGACGATGACGGGAAACGTGGGAACCGTCATCCATCTCGACAAGAAGAACGAGAAGTATCTGGTGCGGATCAGCGCCGTGACGCAGAACTATTTCACCGCCGAGGAACTGGAGATCTTCACGAGCTAGCGGGCGCCCCCCGGGCGGGACCGCCGGGCGGGCGGGCCGGGGACGAGCCCGCCCGCCCGGGATCCGCATGACATCTGTCATGGGTGGACCCGTGCGCGACACCGGGAATCCGATGATCCACCGCACTCCGTAGCGGGCCGGTCCGCTCCTAGCGTCGTCGTCATGCGACCTCACGACCGTTCCGCCCCCACCCAGCCGGTCCGGGTGGCCGGTGCACCCGGCACCGCACCGGACGATCGACGTGCGGCGCCCGCCCCGAGCCGCGGGCCGCGCCCGGTCCCGCCGGGCGTCGAGTACCACCGGGTGCTGGCCGGGGAGAAGCGGCGCATCGGGCGCGGCGTGCTCGCCATCGTGCTGCTGCTCGCCGGGCTCGTCGTCTTCCCGGTCGTCCTCGGCCGGCTCGCCTTCCTCGTCGACGTGCAGCTCGGCAACACCACGCCCGACGCCGTCCCCGGCACGGTCTACACGCCGCTGCACCACGCCTCGGGGATGCTCGGGCTCGCGCTGCTCATCCCGTGGGCCATGACGCTGCAACGCCTGCTTTACGGGGTGCGCGGCGCAACGCTGCACTCGGTCGTCTCGCGGTTCCGGTTCGACCTGTTCGGGCGGGCGCTGCTGCTGGCGGGGCCGGTGCTGGTGGTCGTCACCCTGTTCGGGGCGGTCGGCCCGGTCGAGGGCGTCCCGTGGTCGCAGGCCGACCTGGTCGGCGTCCTGCTCGGGATCCTGCTGCTGACACCGCTGCAGGCCGCGGGCGAGGAGTACGGCGTCCGCGGGCTGGTGTTCCGGGTGCTCGGGAGCTGGACGCGCGGACCGCGGGCCGGGCTCGTCCTCGGTGTCGTCGTCTCCAGCGTCCTGTTCACCGCGGTCCACATGGCGACCGACCCGTACATCATCCTCTGGTACCTGGTGTGGTGGTCCAGCTCGGCGCTGATCACCTGGCGCACCGGCGGCCTGGAGGTCACCGTCGTCGTGCACGCCGTGATCAACACCGTCAGCCTCGCGATGGCCCCGCTGCTGCGGATCGATCTCGGAGCCGCGCTGGGCGAGCGGTCGACCGCCGTGGTGTCGGCCTACCAGCTCGTGCCCACCGCGACGGTGGCCCTCATCACCGCGGTGGTGTGGTGGTCCACCCGGCGGACCGGGCCCGCCCGGACCGTGGCCGCCCGAGGTGCCCGGCCGTGATCGGGAGGTACCGGCGGCGCTGGCAGCAGGCGAAGGTGCGGCCCGGGGACGGCAGCCCGCCGGCCCCGTACCGCTTCTGGCAGCTGTTCTCCCGCTCGATGTTCGTCCTGGAGCTGCCCGGCCCGTACGGCCGTCCCGACGTGTTCGAGGTCGACGTCCGCTACTACGCGGACAGCTCGACGACGGCGAGTCCGGCGGCCCTCTACCGCAACGGTGTGCAGGTCCACCGGTCCCGCATCCCGGTGGTGTTCCCGGTGCCCGGGGGGTGCATCGAGGTCGCCACAAGCGCGTTCGGGCTCAAGCGCATCCACTACGTGCGCGACGACGGCCACGAGGAGGTGCTGCGCCCGCATCCGCGCTCGCACGAGGGTCTGCGGGCGCGGTTCGGCAGGCGGTTCCCGCGGACCAGCTCCGTCGTGAGCGCGCTGGCCGTCTGTGTGCTGCTCGCCGGGCTCGCCGTCGCACTGCCGAAGACGGCGGAGACGCTCACCCACATCCCGGTCGTCGCCGAGCACGTGGGCGCGTTCACCTCGCCGGTCCGGCTCCCGGTCTGGGCCACCGTGACGCTCGCCGTCGCCGGGGCGTTCGCCGCCCTGGAACGGGCGCTCACCCTGCGCCACCACTGGCTGCTGGACATGCACACCTCGGACTAGACGCCTCGTCGCAGCGTCCACCCCGCCGTCGTCGGGGCGTCGACGACCCGGAGTCCACCGGACTCCGGGTCTTCCGGGCTCAGGGCTCCGCGCAGATCCGCCGGAGGACCTCGGGGAGCCTGGTGAGCGCGTGGCTGTGGCCCGATCCGGGCCACACCGTGAGCGTGCTCCCCGGTACGGCCGCCGCCTGGTCGACGACGTGCTGGAGGGGCACGTTGCGGTCGTGGTCACCGGCGTAGAAGTCGACCGGGCCGCCGACCTCGGACAGCTCGAATCCCCACGGCCGGACGAGCAGCCAGGTGTCGTGCACGACGCCGTGGAGCCCGTGGACGGTCGCGGCCCGCAGCATCGCGGCGGCGTCGGCCGCGAGCTCCGGGTGGGCGGCGATGTTCTCCCGGTCCTCGCGCGGCAGCAGGTCCCCGGGGACGGCGGCCGCGGCCCCGCCGGCGACGAGACGCTCGACGATCGGTGTCAGGGCGTCGATCCCCTCGGTCGCCGCAGCGAAGACGGCCCGGTTCACCTCGTGGAGCCCGGCGATCCGCTGCGGGCCGTCGAGGGGCCCCACCCCGCAGACCACCGCCGTCCGGACCACCCCGGGGTCCCCGGCCGCGGCACACGCGAGGGCGTAGGGGCCGCCACCCGACGTCCCGACGACCCGGTACCGGTCGAGTCCGAGGTGCTCGGCCAGTGCACTCACGTCCGCCGGCCAGTCGATGATGCGGCGGTCCGGGAGGAAGGTCGACAGCCCGCATCCCGGCCGGTCCGGAACGATCAGCCGGACACCGGTCCCGGCGGCGGCCGAGGCGAGACCGCGCCCCATGACCCGGCAGGAGGGGGCTCCGTGCAGGTAGACCACCGGGATCCCGTCCGCAGGGCCGTGCTCGTCCCAGACGAGTTCCCGGCCGTCGCTCAGCCGGAGTGAACGGGTGGACAACGACGACTCCTCACCGGTTCCGCACCGTGCTCGCGCCGACGACGGGGATCTCCCCGTGACCGGACGGCAGCATCGACACCAAAACGTAGGCGTGACTCCGTTTCAGACGGTACAGATCCGGTGGCCCGGACGCGTGACGGCCTAGGCTGACGCGGTGAGCTCCGGCAGGCGCGTGCGCAAGGACGTCCGCACCAACCGTGCCGCGCTGGTGTCCGCCGCCCGGACGGAGCTCGCCGAGCACGGGCTGGACATGAGCCTGGAGCGGGT harbors:
- a CDS encoding GntR family transcriptional regulator; amino-acid sequence: MASALPLDDGSGISLSDRVAETLQGRVISGEIPVGSWIRHGAVAEEFAISRTPVREALRILAERDVVTIVPNRGARVNGQSPSDIRLIGAVRSELEGLAAQWAAGRIDDRLSTRLETAWDRFREIADGSAPGDLAREWAAANEEFHAVILEAAGNKYLSLSVAELRRRLPHNISFGAYAGNSRLLARNLAEHDDISRAVLGGEADRARELMTAHIRSSVEAVADWLDRSGGPGR
- a CDS encoding alpha/beta hydrolase — its product is MFDDRPRSGVVRPFDLVDPGFGEPVELRVLPGTRSFLDVVVARIPGWRPLTVDVHVPADGSGPFPVVVYAHGGAFIAGTPRMGPWGPLPGRGIAVVSVDYRLCGEARYPEPVEDVLTAVRWVRAHGAGYGLDPARVAGWGSSAGAFLVGRAALTDGGPIGHPVPAPAGTDATLDAVVLHYPPVDFLALLGHGPDDPRLDQWWTTTCDLFGVTRDGDLSPVRHGALPAAVARCRRVPPLLLAHGTADEVVPHVQSELLHDAVRAAGGHSELQLVDGAGHGAPVFGAPAVLDPAVRFLRRHWGDAASATDRMQ
- a CDS encoding CPBP family intramembrane glutamic endopeptidase — translated: MRPHDRSAPTQPVRVAGAPGTAPDDRRAAPAPSRGPRPVPPGVEYHRVLAGEKRRIGRGVLAIVLLLAGLVVFPVVLGRLAFLVDVQLGNTTPDAVPGTVYTPLHHASGMLGLALLIPWAMTLQRLLYGVRGATLHSVVSRFRFDLFGRALLLAGPVLVVVTLFGAVGPVEGVPWSQADLVGVLLGILLLTPLQAAGEEYGVRGLVFRVLGSWTRGPRAGLVLGVVVSSVLFTAVHMATDPYIILWYLVWWSSSALITWRTGGLEVTVVVHAVINTVSLAMAPLLRIDLGAALGERSTAVVSAYQLVPTATVALITAVVWWSTRRTGPARTVAARGARP
- a CDS encoding APC family permease, translated to MGRSRDATAAAPGRLKAGAVGVPGMVFMVVAAAAPLTALSSNISLGLGMGVGAAAVLVMIGTGLLLAIFSAGYLVLARYVTCAGAYQAFVAFGLGRGAGGAVAFVATLAYTLAAGGMVAASGYFTGLAVAAVTGTDLPWWLYGAGALLVTVALGIRGVEVAQRLTTAVSLLQFGIVVVLAVAVLAARPVSAWTDERLLSPAAALGPGLAVTLVFCLLSFAGFEAAAAYGEETDAPARSITLATYAALGLLLAVFVLGTWTLVAAFDDVRAVAAADPGAVVLSAADRFLGPWSGPLLGVLVAISFLAAAVAFANLAIRYLFTLGRGGLLPRALARTHGRYQTPYVGCVVVAAVAVVVLVPFALTGADPLVTLFPAVSGITSISLVAMMTGCCASVVTARARGAVRGSAWSTVVAPVLAGAGLVAVLVLIVVNYAEVTGSTSPVIGAMPLVVLVAAVTGAAATRLRPDGGRGRG
- a CDS encoding FAD-dependent oxidoreductase; its protein translation is MRVLVSGAAMAGLSAAHWFARHSCDVTVVERAPRIRRGGAPIDVRGAALGTAERMGVLDRIRAERVPPRVPDDVVGPDGAVRARFAVAWFGDESPDDVEITRDRLADTLRAAVGDGARFRFGTEVTGLDQDDTGVTVTTTQGVDRYDLVVGADGLHSSVRRLAFGPEERFVRHLGLYVALVSLDPGRAWRPGMFNAPGRMASIRDDADGPLGMLMFRSPRLGDDRDADAQRRIAGDVLAADDVWEVPALRAAFRAPDSPGFYFDSVAQTRMPAWHRGRVVLLGDAAHCAALLSGMGTSLAMTGAEFLADAVRRSPGDLAAAFADYEARQRPLVRRAQGSVAGNADIMVPATAAALDRRNALLRETAAAVGA
- a CDS encoding alpha/beta fold hydrolase, whose amino-acid sequence is MSTRSLRLSDGRELVWDEHGPADGIPVVYLHGAPSCRVMGRGLASAAAGTGVRLIVPDRPGCGLSTFLPDRRIIDWPADVSALAEHLGLDRYRVVGTSGGGPYALACAAAGDPGVVRTAVVCGVGPLDGPQRIAGLHEVNRAVFAAATEGIDALTPIVERLVAGGAAAAVPGDLLPREDRENIAAHPELAADAAAMLRAATVHGLHGVVHDTWLLVRPWGFELSEVGGPVDFYAGDHDRNVPLQHVVDQAAAVPGSTLTVWPGSGHSHALTRLPEVLRRICAEP